In the genome of Cryptosporangium aurantiacum, the window CCGTTGGTCTCGCCGATCGACACCTCGACGCCCGGTGCGAGGCACTGGGGTCCGCTCGGTGCCGCGCCGGGCGTCGTCGCGGTGATGTTCGGTGACGGGCTGTTCATCGCCGGGCGTAAGACGTCCGGCTCATCGGGACCGGAGCCGCAGGCTCCGAGCAGAAGCACCACCAGCAGAAGTCCGCGCGCTCTCACCGGCCCGATGATGTCATCGGGCTTGACCTGAAGTCGGGTTGAGGGCGCACGGTGAGGTCATGACTTTCACTTCGGACGAGCGTCAGTACCTCGCCGCCCAGCGGCGCGGTCACCTGGGCACGATCGGCCCGGACGGAACGCCACAGGTCAAGCCCGTCGCGTACTTCTGGGACGCCGACGCGGAGACGATCGACATCGGGGGACCGGAGCTGTCCCGCTCGCAGAAGTCCCGGAACGTCGAGGCGGACCCGCGGGTGAGTTTTGTGGTCGACGACGAGTCGGCGACGCCGGTGGGCCCGGGCGGGCAGCGGGGGCGCGGCCTGGAGATCCGCGGCACCGCGGTGCTGCTGTCGCGGGCCGAGGCGCTGCTCCCGGGCTTCAGCCCGGAGGTGCTGCGGATCCGGCCGCGGCGGGTGGTGGCCTGGAACATCGACGGCCCCGGCGCGAACATCCGCGACGTCGTCGCGGGCTGAGCGCTAGGCGCGTTCCAGGGTCGGCGTGCGGCCGAGGAACGCGAGGAGCCGTTCCTGCGGGGTGGCGTCGGCGGCCACCGGAACGCGGACGCCGTACATGCCGGTCGGGCGCAGCGCCGCGTCGAGGGGTTCGAGTTCGGCGAGCAGCGGCTCGGCGAGCGCGTCCGGGATCGCGAACGGGTGTCCGACCGCGGTCGCGAGGTCCCAGCCGTGCACGAGCAGTTCGAGGCTGGCCTGTCCCAGCCCGACGTCGATCGGCAAGTCGCCGCCGGGGGTGCTGATCGTGCCGTCGGGGTCGGCGGCCGCGAGCGTCGCGAGCAGGTCGGAACGGGCGGTCTCCCACGTCTCGGCGGGCCGGTCGCCCGCGAGTACTGCCGGATCACCGGACGGCGGTTCGGGACGCCGCCCGGTTGCCACCATCGTCCGGATCATCGCGAGGCCACCGATCACGTGGCCGACGACCGCGGCGGCGGTCCAGTCCGCACAGGGGGACGGAGCGTCCCACCGGCCGTCCGG includes:
- a CDS encoding PPOX class F420-dependent oxidoreductase, with protein sequence MTFTSDERQYLAAQRRGHLGTIGPDGTPQVKPVAYFWDADAETIDIGGPELSRSQKSRNVEADPRVSFVVDDESATPVGPGGQRGRGLEIRGTAVLLSRAEALLPGFSPEVLRIRPRRVVAWNIDGPGANIRDVVAG
- a CDS encoding TIGR03086 family metal-binding protein → MTTGADRLTHALTLFDRAVRDVPDGRWDAPSPCADWTAAAVVGHVIGGLAMIRTMVATGRRPEPPSGDPAVLAGDRPAETWETARSDLLATLAAADPDGTISTPGGDLPIDVGLGQASLELLVHGWDLATAVGHPFAIPDALAEPLLAELEPLDAALRPTGMYGVRVPVAADATPQERLLAFLGRTPTLERA